A region from the uncultured Macellibacteroides sp. genome encodes:
- the cysQ gene encoding 3'(2'),5'-bisphosphate nucleotidase CysQ, translating to MKEQMGVSKCDLYVAIRAALHAGQEISRIYAGADDELEVEQKADDSPLTVADRNANAIIFSYLSDTAHPVLSEEGGSIPFEERKNWKTFWMVDPLDGTKDFLRKNGEFTVNIALISNSEPVLGVIYIPVKQVLYYATKGDGAFKIRNCSYTYLQGMETLLDKKERLPLADKHEGVIVASSRSYVNVHVAAFVDNLREQGCEVSLIVCGSSIKLGMVAEGSADIYPRFAPCMEWDTAAGHAVVREAGCEIYQLNGNTPLTYNKEDLTNPWFVAERVRK from the coding sequence ATGAAAGAACAGATGGGAGTATCAAAATGCGATTTATACGTTGCAATCAGGGCTGCACTCCATGCAGGACAGGAGATTAGCCGGATTTATGCTGGAGCAGATGATGAACTTGAAGTGGAACAGAAAGCTGATGATTCCCCCCTGACAGTGGCCGATAGGAATGCAAACGCCATTATTTTTTCCTATTTGAGTGATACTGCTCATCCGGTTTTGAGCGAAGAAGGCGGCTCTATCCCTTTCGAAGAGCGAAAAAACTGGAAAACCTTTTGGATGGTTGATCCACTTGATGGAACGAAAGATTTTCTTAGAAAGAACGGCGAATTTACAGTAAATATCGCTTTGATTTCGAACAGCGAACCTGTTTTGGGTGTTATTTATATTCCAGTTAAACAGGTTCTGTATTATGCAACCAAAGGGGATGGAGCCTTTAAGATAAGAAACTGTTCGTATACTTATTTGCAAGGAATGGAAACATTGCTTGATAAGAAAGAGAGATTGCCGCTTGCAGATAAACATGAAGGAGTAATCGTCGCTTCTTCGAGGTCGTATGTGAATGTTCATGTGGCTGCTTTTGTAGATAATCTTCGTGAGCAGGGGTGTGAAGTTTCATTGATTGTATGCGGTAGTTCCATAAAATTAGGTATGGTTGCCGAGGGAAGTGCTGATATTTATCCTCGTTTTGCTCCTTGTATGGAATGGGATACTGCAGCGGGTCATGCTGTCGTCAGGGAAGCCGGATGCGAGATTTATCAGCTTAACGGTAATACCCCGCTGACGTATAATAAGGAAGACCTTACAAATCCGTGGTTTGTAGCCGAACGTGTTCGTAAATAG
- the glyA gene encoding serine hydroxymethyltransferase has translation MKKDNIIFDIIEKEHQRQLKGIELIASENFVSDQVMQAMGSCLTNKYAEGYPGKRYYGGCEVVDQSETVAIERLKKLFNAEWANVQPHSGAQANAAAFLAVLNPGDTFLGLNLSHGGHLSHGSPVNSSGILYHATEYNVKEDTGLVDYDQMEEVALRERPKLIIGGGSAYSREWDYKRMREIADKVGALLMIDMAHPAGLIAAGLLNNPLEYAHIVTSTTHKTLRGPRGGIILVGKDFENPWGKKTPKGETKMMSQLLDSAVFPGIQGGPLEHVIAAKAVSFGEALEPEYKVYQAQVKANAAAMAKAFTESGYKIISGGTDNHSMLIDLRTKFPELTGKVAEKALVAADITVNKNMVPFDSRSPFLTSGIRVGTPAITTRGAMEPLMEEIVEMMDTVLSNPECDKTITSVREKVNGIMKEYPIFAW, from the coding sequence ATGAAAAAGGACAACATCATTTTCGACATCATTGAAAAAGAACATCAGCGGCAGCTTAAGGGTATTGAGCTAATAGCTTCTGAAAACTTTGTAAGTGACCAGGTAATGCAAGCCATGGGCAGCTGTCTTACCAATAAGTACGCCGAGGGTTATCCCGGAAAGCGTTATTATGGAGGATGCGAGGTAGTAGATCAAAGCGAAACCGTAGCCATCGAAAGACTGAAAAAGCTATTTAACGCCGAATGGGCAAACGTGCAGCCACACTCTGGAGCGCAGGCAAATGCTGCTGCATTCCTGGCAGTATTAAATCCAGGGGATACTTTCCTTGGGCTTAACCTCTCGCACGGCGGGCATCTTTCTCACGGTTCGCCCGTAAACAGCTCAGGGATTTTATATCATGCGACTGAATATAACGTAAAAGAAGATACCGGTTTGGTTGATTACGACCAAATGGAAGAAGTAGCTCTTCGCGAACGGCCTAAATTGATTATTGGTGGTGGATCTGCTTATTCGCGTGAATGGGATTACAAGCGTATGCGTGAAATCGCCGACAAGGTAGGTGCATTGTTGATGATTGACATGGCACATCCAGCAGGTTTGATTGCTGCCGGCTTATTAAATAATCCGTTAGAATACGCACACATTGTTACTTCAACAACGCATAAAACCTTGCGTGGACCTCGTGGTGGTATTATTCTTGTAGGCAAAGATTTTGAAAATCCCTGGGGTAAAAAAACTCCAAAGGGCGAAACAAAGATGATGTCTCAATTGCTTGATTCGGCTGTATTCCCTGGTATTCAGGGTGGGCCACTGGAACATGTAATCGCTGCTAAAGCTGTATCATTTGGTGAAGCATTGGAACCTGAATACAAAGTTTATCAGGCACAGGTTAAAGCCAATGCCGCAGCAATGGCCAAAGCCTTTACAGAAAGCGGATACAAGATTATTTCCGGCGGTACAGATAACCACAGCATGCTTATCGATTTACGCACCAAGTTCCCTGAATTGACAGGGAAAGTGGCTGAAAAAGCATTGGTTGCTGCAGACATCACCGTTAACAAAAATATGGTTCCCTTCGACAGCCGTTCTCCATTCCTTACATCTGGTATCCGTGTAGGTACTCCCGCTATCACAACCCGTGGCGCAATGGAACCTTTGATGGAAGAAATAGTAGAAATGATGGATACTGTTCTTTCTAATCCTGAATGCGACAAGACAATCACGTCTGTTCGTGAAAAGGTAAATGGTATCATGAAAGAGTATCCCATCTTTGCATGGTAA
- a CDS encoding family 20 glycosylhydrolase, giving the protein MKTLVMLCAATALSLFASCESPTKQMPYNQGINVIPKPVSLVQNEGNFKLDKNTTFSAPGAEAKTIAEFFAAKMKSSTGYTLAVSDKEASSNAITLLIDGSLDVNEEGYTLEATNKLITIKAKTAKGLFYGMQTLMQLLPAEIESAVEVKGIAWTLPCVTVKDQPRFAYRGIMLDPCRHFIPVENIKKQLDVLALFKINNFHWHLTEDQGWRIEIKKYPKLTEIGSKRIDGEGTEYSGFYTQEQIKEVVAYAAARFINVIPEIELPGHALAAISAYPELSCTGQQLTPRIIWGVEEDVYCAGKEETFKFLEDVIAEVAPLFPGEYFHIGGDECPKTRWEKCPLCQKRMRENKLKDEHQLQSYFVQRMEKVLEKYGKKMIGWDEILEGGLAPSATVMSWRGEEGGIAAASMDHDVIMTPAGNGMYLDHYQGDSKIEPVAIGGFTLLEKVYNYNPVPDTLVGLGKSNFIKGVQSNIWSEYMYNTDIMEYRIYPRILALSEIAWTPLEGKDYKDFERRIDNALVRLDGHGINYHIPQPEQPGGSVNFVAFTDKATLEFKTSRPIKVVYTTDGSEPSATSAVYATPLEFSKTTVLKIRSVLVSGKMSPVRTITVEKQTLAPAKEAATTKPGLKMQVTYGNYLESSKLASVTDWKESTIKDLMEIRSVEKTDEAMRNVKQYAAVATGYINIPEDGVYFFSSDNEEVWIDGKLLINNGGEVKRFSRHDSSAALAKGQHEIKVVFLGHIIGGWPSNWNDGSVKLRKAGTETFVAVTPEMLSF; this is encoded by the coding sequence ATGAAAACACTCGTTATGCTCTGTGCAGCCACTGCACTCAGCCTATTCGCATCGTGCGAAAGTCCAACGAAACAGATGCCTTACAATCAGGGTATCAATGTGATTCCCAAACCAGTTAGTTTGGTTCAGAATGAAGGAAACTTCAAACTAGACAAAAACACAACGTTCTCTGCTCCCGGCGCCGAAGCAAAAACAATTGCTGAATTCTTTGCAGCAAAGATGAAATCGTCAACAGGTTATACACTTGCAGTCAGCGACAAAGAAGCCTCTTCCAACGCTATCACTCTATTAATTGATGGATCTCTGGATGTAAACGAAGAAGGTTATACACTTGAAGCCACAAACAAACTTATAACTATTAAAGCAAAAACAGCCAAAGGACTTTTCTACGGTATGCAAACTCTCATGCAGTTGTTACCAGCCGAAATAGAAAGTGCTGTAGAGGTTAAAGGAATAGCATGGACATTACCTTGTGTTACGGTAAAAGATCAGCCTCGCTTTGCCTATCGTGGCATAATGCTTGATCCTTGCCGCCATTTTATCCCTGTTGAAAACATCAAGAAGCAACTGGATGTACTCGCCTTATTTAAGATAAACAATTTCCACTGGCACCTTACAGAAGATCAGGGTTGGAGAATTGAAATCAAAAAATATCCAAAACTTACCGAGATCGGTTCAAAACGTATCGATGGTGAAGGAACAGAATATAGTGGTTTTTACACGCAGGAACAGATCAAAGAAGTGGTTGCATATGCTGCTGCCCGCTTCATCAATGTAATTCCTGAGATTGAATTACCAGGTCATGCTCTTGCAGCAATCTCTGCTTATCCGGAACTTTCGTGTACAGGACAACAACTTACTCCGCGTATTATCTGGGGTGTCGAAGAAGATGTTTATTGTGCTGGCAAAGAAGAAACTTTCAAGTTTTTGGAAGATGTAATTGCCGAAGTAGCTCCTTTATTCCCTGGAGAATACTTTCATATTGGCGGAGACGAATGTCCTAAAACCCGTTGGGAAAAGTGTCCATTATGTCAGAAAAGAATGCGCGAAAACAAGCTAAAGGATGAACACCAACTGCAAAGTTATTTCGTGCAACGCATGGAAAAGGTACTAGAAAAATACGGAAAGAAAATGATCGGCTGGGACGAAATACTGGAAGGCGGTCTTGCTCCTTCTGCAACTGTTATGTCTTGGAGAGGTGAAGAAGGTGGTATTGCAGCTGCAAGCATGGACCATGATGTAATTATGACTCCCGCAGGTAATGGCATGTACCTTGACCACTATCAGGGTGACTCTAAAATAGAGCCTGTTGCTATTGGAGGATTTACTTTGCTTGAAAAGGTTTATAACTATAATCCTGTACCAGATACATTGGTTGGACTAGGCAAAAGTAACTTCATCAAGGGTGTGCAAAGTAACATCTGGTCTGAGTATATGTATAACACTGATATAATGGAATACCGTATTTATCCACGTATTCTGGCATTGTCAGAAATTGCATGGACACCGCTTGAAGGGAAAGATTATAAAGACTTTGAGCGTCGAATCGACAATGCACTGGTACGTTTGGACGGACACGGTATCAATTATCATATTCCTCAACCTGAACAACCCGGAGGTTCTGTTAACTTCGTAGCCTTTACTGACAAAGCAACGCTTGAGTTTAAAACCTCTCGTCCGATTAAGGTTGTTTACACAACTGATGGCTCTGAACCTTCTGCTACTTCTGCAGTATATGCAACACCACTTGAATTCAGCAAAACAACAGTATTAAAAATCCGCTCAGTATTAGTTTCAGGTAAAATGAGCCCGGTCCGTACTATCACAGTGGAGAAGCAAACCTTGGCCCCTGCTAAAGAAGCAGCCACAACAAAACCAGGATTAAAAATGCAGGTTACCTATGGCAACTATCTCGAGTCATCCAAACTGGCGAGCGTTACAGACTGGAAAGAATCTACAATCAAAGATTTAATGGAAATTCGCTCTGTTGAAAAGACCGACGAAGCTATGCGTAACGTTAAACAATACGCTGCCGTTGCAACTGGATACATCAACATTCCTGAAGATGGCGTTTATTTCTTCTCTTCAGATAATGAAGAAGTCTGGATTGATGGCAAGTTGTTAATCAATAACGGCGGCGAAGTAAAACGCTTTTCTCGTCACGATAGCTCAGCTGCTCTTGCAAAAGGTCAGCACGAAATTAAAGTTGTATTCCTTGGACACATAATAGGAGGATGGCCTTCTAACTGGAAC